A portion of the Panthera tigris isolate Pti1 chromosome E1, P.tigris_Pti1_mat1.1, whole genome shotgun sequence genome contains these proteins:
- the NT5C3B gene encoding 7-methylguanosine phosphate-specific 5'-nucleotidase isoform X2: protein MKATVLMRQPGRVQEIVGALRKGGGDRLQVISDFDMTLSRFAYNGKRCPSSYNILDNSKIISEECQNELKALLHHYYPIEIDPHRTVKEKLPHMVEWWTKAHDLLCQQKIQKFQIAQVVRESNAMLREGYKTFFNTLYQNNIPLFIFSAGIGDILEEIIRQMKVFHPNIHIVSNYMDFDEDGFLQGFKGQLIHTYNKNSSICENSGYFQQLQGKTNILLLGDSMGDLTMADGVPGVENILKIGFLNDKVAERRERYMDSYDIVLEKDETLDVVNGLLQHILHRGDWIEMQGS from the exons ATGAAGGCCACGGTCCTGATGCGGCAGCCCGGGCGGGTGCAGGAGATCGTGGGCGCCCTCCGCAAGGGCGGGGGAGACCGCTTACAG GTTATTTCTGATTTTGACATGACCTTGAGCAGGTTTGCATATAACGGAAAGCGATGCCCTTCTTCTTACA ACATTCTGGATAACAGCAAGATCATCAGTGAGGAGTGCCAGAATGAG CTCAAAGCGCTCCTTCACCACTATTACCCAATTGAGATTGACCCACACCGGACCGTCAAAGAGAAGTTACCTCATATGGTAGAATG GTGGACCAAAGCTCACGATCTCCTGTGCCAGCAGAAGATTCAGAAGTTTCAGATAGCCCAGGTGGTTAGAGAGTCCAATGCAATGCTGAG GGAGGGATACAAGACGTTCTTCAACACCCTGTACCAGAACAACATTCCCCTGTTCATCTTTTCTGCGGGCATTGGTGATATCCTGGAGGAGATTATCCGACAGATGAAAGTGTTCCACCCCAACATCCACATTGTGTCTAACTACATGGACTTTGATGAAGAC GGTTTCCTACAGGGATTCAAGGGCCAgctcatacacacatacaacaaGAACAGCTCCATTTGTGAGAACTCCGGGTACTTCCAGCAGCTTCAGGGCAAAACCAACATCCTCCTGCTGGGGGACTCCATGGGGGACCTCACTATGGCCGATGGGGTTCCTGGCGTGGAGAACATTCTCAAGATTGGCTTCTTAAATGACAAG GTGGCAGAGCGGCGGGAACGCTACATGGACTCCTATGACATCGTGCTGGAGAAGGACGAGACGCTGGACGTGGTCAACGGGCTCCTGCAGCACATCCTGCACCGCGGGGACTGGATAGAGATGCAGGGCTCCTGA
- the NT5C3B gene encoding 7-methylguanosine phosphate-specific 5'-nucleotidase isoform X1 — protein sequence MAEEVSTLMKATVLMRQPGRVQEIVGALRKGGGDRLQVISDFDMTLSRFAYNGKRCPSSYNILDNSKIISEECQNELKALLHHYYPIEIDPHRTVKEKLPHMVEWWTKAHDLLCQQKIQKFQIAQVVRESNAMLREGYKTFFNTLYQNNIPLFIFSAGIGDILEEIIRQMKVFHPNIHIVSNYMDFDEDGFLQGFKGQLIHTYNKNSSICENSGYFQQLQGKTNILLLGDSMGDLTMADGVPGVENILKIGFLNDKVAERRERYMDSYDIVLEKDETLDVVNGLLQHILHRGDWIEMQGS from the exons ATGGCAGAGGAG GTGAGCACCTTGATGAAGGCCACGGTCCTGATGCGGCAGCCCGGGCGGGTGCAGGAGATCGTGGGCGCCCTCCGCAAGGGCGGGGGAGACCGCTTACAG GTTATTTCTGATTTTGACATGACCTTGAGCAGGTTTGCATATAACGGAAAGCGATGCCCTTCTTCTTACA ACATTCTGGATAACAGCAAGATCATCAGTGAGGAGTGCCAGAATGAG CTCAAAGCGCTCCTTCACCACTATTACCCAATTGAGATTGACCCACACCGGACCGTCAAAGAGAAGTTACCTCATATGGTAGAATG GTGGACCAAAGCTCACGATCTCCTGTGCCAGCAGAAGATTCAGAAGTTTCAGATAGCCCAGGTGGTTAGAGAGTCCAATGCAATGCTGAG GGAGGGATACAAGACGTTCTTCAACACCCTGTACCAGAACAACATTCCCCTGTTCATCTTTTCTGCGGGCATTGGTGATATCCTGGAGGAGATTATCCGACAGATGAAAGTGTTCCACCCCAACATCCACATTGTGTCTAACTACATGGACTTTGATGAAGAC GGTTTCCTACAGGGATTCAAGGGCCAgctcatacacacatacaacaaGAACAGCTCCATTTGTGAGAACTCCGGGTACTTCCAGCAGCTTCAGGGCAAAACCAACATCCTCCTGCTGGGGGACTCCATGGGGGACCTCACTATGGCCGATGGGGTTCCTGGCGTGGAGAACATTCTCAAGATTGGCTTCTTAAATGACAAG GTGGCAGAGCGGCGGGAACGCTACATGGACTCCTATGACATCGTGCTGGAGAAGGACGAGACGCTGGACGTGGTCAACGGGCTCCTGCAGCACATCCTGCACCGCGGGGACTGGATAGAGATGCAGGGCTCCTGA